Genomic window (Melioribacteraceae bacterium):
GTAGCAATTTCCATTGTGATGTCTTCAATTAAAGGGAAGTTAACTTCAACATTTTTCATCCCCTTATATTCAATTTTTTCTTTGATTGTTCTTAACCATGCGATGTGACTATATATTCCGTCTATTGATAAACCAACCAGCTTGCAATTGGCTTTTAAAAATTTATCCTCTAGATATGCGAATGTTATGAATTCGGAAGTACAAACCGGAGTAAAATCTGCGGGGTGGCTAAAAAGTATTACCCAACTACCGGCGTACTGTTCAGGAAAGTTGATATCACCTTGTGTTGTTACAGCTTTGAAGTCTGGCGCCTTTTCACCGATGCGAGGCATAGATTGAACTTGAGATCCCATATTGTTTTCCATTTCCTACTCCTTTTTAATTTAATTAGATATTGTTTTTTGTACTGCAACTATTGTGTGAATCTACTTCACAATGTTTTTGAATTCTTCATTCATTTTTGTTAAGAATATTGATGGCATTTCTCCATTTGAATAATCTACCGCGATCCCTTTATCGAACGGAATTTTCATCAAAATATTTATTCTCTGTTCATTTAAATAATTTTCAAGATCCGTGTAAGATTTTTCATATTTATTTATTACAACGCCATATGGAATTTTTAGAACTTGCAAAACTTCAATTGCGAGATTCAAATCATGCAATCCAAATGGACTGGATTCAGTGACGAGTATGCAAAAATCAGAATCTTTTACCGCCTCAACCATCGAACAAGAAGTTCCTGGAGGAGAATCAATAATATTCAATTTATCTGGTTGAATATTTTTTTTAACATCCTTAATCACCGGCGAAGCCGAAGCTTCACCCACATTTAATACCCCATCATAAAACTTTATATTGTTCCATGCAGAGAATCCTTCTCTAACTACTCCAATCTTTTTCTTTACTTCACTGATTGCTTTTTCGGGGCATAAATATTCACACGTACCACATGCATGACAGAGTTCATCGATAAGCAATATTTCCGAACCCAAATTAATTAATGCATGAAACTCACAAACTTGCGCACATTTACCGCAAGTATTGCATTTGGAATAATCAATCCTTGGAAGACTCTTTGTCGATGGAGCTTCCTTATGAAATTGAGGATGGAGTAGAATATGTCCGTTTGGTTCTTCTACATCACAATCGATGTAAACACTTCCGTGATTAACAAATGCTAGACTTGTCGCAATCGTAGTTTTACCTGTTCCTCCTTTGCCCGATGCGATAGATATTATCAATTCAATTCCTTAATGACAATTGTGACTATGATTATGATCATGTTTACATGCCTCGTAACCATTAAGTTTACCTTGTAAAAAACTAGTTATCGCTTCTTCAAAAAGAAGTCCCGGTGCTGTTATTATGTCAATTCCGAATGACAAAAAATTTGAAACTGCTTTTTGTCCCATTCCGCCTGCAATAATTGTATTTACATTGAATTGTTTTACATATCCAGGCAGCTGGCAAGCTCCGCTGTGTTCACCAACTAAGGGATTAAAAAATGTTTCGGTCTTGTGAATTTGATTTTGTTCATCTAGTTCGCAAACATAAAATTTTGAACATCTTCCAAAATGTTCCGCTACTCTTTCTTCAGCACCGCTTTCTTCAATTGCAACAGCTATTCTTTGATTCATATTTCTTCCTATATATTTTTAATTAATGTCGTTTACCGTGTCTCTCTCTATTCCTACCTGAGAAATGCTTCTTATTTATAAAATCTATTTGCTCTATTTTTTCTTCCTTAACTAAGTGGATAGCTTTGTGGGCATTTCCGTCTTTGTAATGATAAACTTTTATGTTAGCCGATGTAAAAAACCTATAAGGATTTATACCAATCTTTTTAACTATTACAGCATCAACGTTTTTTTCAATAAGAAATCTTACTGATTGTATCCCTACTCCACCCAATTCGTTTGCGAACGGGTTAGAAATAATTTCTTCCGAATCATCTTCTGTATTGTGAATCAAGAAGAATTTACTTCTTCCAAAAATTTCAGAAATAGGAGATGATTTTTCTGGTTTCTCTATCGCAACGGCTATTTTTCCTGCTATGCGTGATTTCGACTCATTCAACATTTATTATTTCTTTCCAAATCCTCTTCCGCGACCTCTTCCTTGGCCTTTTCCTGCTCCTCCGCCGCCGCGAGGTTTTCCACCGTGCCCAAGTCCCGATACTACATTTGCGCTATCAGTTGCTTTTTCTGTTGTTTTATCAGGTTGATTTTTTTGAGTACTCGAACAGCGCCCTTTCCCTCTTCCGGTCATTGCGCCTTGTCCTTGTGGACCAGTTCCATTTAAGTTTGGCATAGTGTCTCCTCTTTTATGAATTTTAATTGTTCAATCATATGAAAGTCTTATATCTTTGTTTGTTAGTATTGGTTCAATAATTTCTTTCAATTTTTTAGATCCCCATGTTTTTAATTCGGAATGTGTAAGAAAATATTTTTCCGGAATCGGGTGAGTACCAACTACCACGTTCATCCCATATTTTGATTCTATAAACTTTTTAAAGTGATCGATGTATGGGCAAGGAGGGTAACCCACAACCATTCCGGTTGCAAAGTGAATAACTTCAGCGCCATTCTTCTTTAATTCCTCAGGTGCGTATTCAATATTGCCGCCGGGGCAGCCACCGCAAGTGGTGTAACCGATAAGTTCAACATCATTTTCTTTATAAATATCAAACGCACCAACTCTTTCTTTTATAGATCTAAAACACTTACCCCCCGCACAGCTTTTGTATCTGTCGCAAATTATAATTCCAATTTTAATTTTATCTTTCATGAAAATTATCCCATCTTATTTAGCTATTAATTCAACTTGATAATGCTGTTCAATTGAATTTGCTATTGATTTAAACACATTTGTCACTTCACAATTAGGTTTTTCAAGAACGATTGGTTTACCGTTATCGCCCAGAATGCGCGCATCAATATCAATTGGGATAGAGCCGAGAAAAGGTAAATTATATTTTTTGGCCAGTTTTTCACCACCGCCAACCCCAAATATTTCAACCACCGCATTACAACGAGGGCATATAAATCCCGCCATATTCTCTATTATACCTATAAATGGAATTTCTAATTTTTTCGCCATATCTATCGCACGTTCGGCGTCGATAACCGAGA
Coding sequences:
- a CDS encoding ATP-binding protein, with translation MIISIASGKGGTGKTTIATSLAFVNHGSVYIDCDVEEPNGHILLHPQFHKEAPSTKSLPRIDYSKCNTCGKCAQVCEFHALINLGSEILLIDELCHACGTCEYLCPEKAISEVKKKIGVVREGFSAWNNIKFYDGVLNVGEASASPVIKDVKKNIQPDKLNIIDSPPGTSCSMVEAVKDSDFCILVTESSPFGLHDLNLAIEVLQVLKIPYGVVINKYEKSYTDLENYLNEQRINILMKIPFDKGIAVDYSNGEMPSIFLTKMNEEFKNIVK
- a CDS encoding peroxiredoxin: MENNMGSQVQSMPRIGEKAPDFKAVTTQGDINFPEQYAGSWVILFSHPADFTPVCTSEFITFAYLEDKFLKANCKLVGLSIDGIYSHIAWLRTIKEKIEYKGMKNVEVNFPLIEDITMEIATKYGMIQPGESSTKAVRAVFVIDPKGIIRTIIYYPLSLGRNFDELYRVVIALQTADNFSVATPADWQPGDDVIISPAGSCGAAKERMEGKDDLVCQDWFFCSKKLDKEKVLKSIIKE
- a CDS encoding NifB/NifX family molybdenum-iron cluster-binding protein yields the protein MNQRIAVAIEESGAEERVAEHFGRCSKFYVCELDEQNQIHKTETFFNPLVGEHSGACQLPGYVKQFNVNTIIAGGMGQKAVSNFLSFGIDIITAPGLLFEEAITSFLQGKLNGYEACKHDHNHSHNCH
- a CDS encoding CGGC domain-containing protein yields the protein MKDKIKIGIIICDRYKSCAGGKCFRSIKERVGAFDIYKENDVELIGYTTCGGCPGGNIEYAPEELKKNGAEVIHFATGMVVGYPPCPYIDHFKKFIESKYGMNVVVGTHPIPEKYFLTHSELKTWGSKKLKEIIEPILTNKDIRLSYD
- a CDS encoding DUF5320 domain-containing protein, with translation MPNLNGTGPQGQGAMTGRGKGRCSSTQKNQPDKTTEKATDSANVVSGLGHGGKPRGGGGAGKGQGRGRGRGFGKK
- a CDS encoding NifB/NifX family molybdenum-iron cluster-binding protein, translated to MLNESKSRIAGKIAVAIEKPEKSSPISEIFGRSKFFLIHNTEDDSEEIISNPFANELGGVGIQSVRFLIEKNVDAVIVKKIGINPYRFFTSANIKVYHYKDGNAHKAIHLVKEEKIEQIDFINKKHFSGRNRERHGKRH